In Bufo gargarizans isolate SCDJY-AF-19 chromosome 6, ASM1485885v1, whole genome shotgun sequence, a single genomic region encodes these proteins:
- the LOC122941909 gene encoding oocyte zinc finger protein XlCOF22-like gives MGTRNKTKAQKLGKPAAREHEAEEDESFPPEQLSEQCDRLTHGEPETQGGDPQVDYVRLAIEVANRILPDLQESLASTVGQTLQSLQATTAEHGNRLDGAEARIHALEESCSDLQALLEKTVSDTKALKVKVDDLENRSRRNNLRILGLQESIPAQDLMRICEHDIPKALGLEGTCKVERAHRIGPDLRGGVERNQKAPSALMKQSTEDIPTDNRPDDCTRNLEKHLVSSDFEVDERGITRDTFEEHTNIQDIFSSNLSNNASFDSFKRVRSSDSSQTVTQNTSHSRGAKHPTAYVREKTFSCSECGKCFINNSSLVKHQRIHRGEKPFSCSECSKRFSQKSYLVVHQRVHTGEKPFSCSECGKCFKQKSALVTHQKTHREERPFSCSECGKCFKHKLDLVVHQRVHTGEKPFSCSECGKCFNNNSYLVVHQRTHTGEKPFSCSECGKCFKKKLALVVHQRNHTGEKPFSCSECGKCFNNNSCLVVHQRTHTGEKPFSCSECGKCFRHKQALVGHQRIHTGETPYPCSECSECFKQLSALVFHQRDHTGEKPFSCSECGKCFKQKSDLVIHHRNHTGEKPFSCSECGKCFKQKSALVMHQRNHTGEKPFSCSECGKCFKQKSTLVTHKKTHREKPCLAL, from the exons ATGGGGACGAGGAATAAGACAAAAGCCCAGAAGCTGGGAAAGCCTGCAGCGCGGGAACATGAGGCAGAGGAGGACGAATCTTTCCCGCCCGAGCAGCTGAGTGAGCAGTGCGATCGGCTCACACATGGAGAGCCTGAGACTCAGGGAGGAGACCCGCAGGTGGATTATGTCAGGTTAGCAATCGAGGTTGCGAACCGAATATTACCGGACTTGCAGGAGTCATTGGCGAGCACGGTCGGGCAGACGCTTCAATCCCTGCAGGCGACCACAGCTGAACATGGCAACAGGCTCGACGGCGCAGAGGCCAGAATACATGCGCTGGAGGAATCATGCTCTGACCTACAGGCGCTCCTGGAGAAAACTGTAAGTGACACCAAAGCCCTTAAAGTAAAAGTAGATGACCTGGAAAACCGGTCGCGCAGGAACAACCTGCGCATTCTGGGCCTGCAGGAATCAATCCCGGCTCAAGATCTGATGCGCATTTGTGAGCATGACATCCCTAAAGCTTTGGGGCTGGAGGGCACATGCAAAGTAGAGAGAGCACATCGCATAGGCCCAGACCTGCGTGGTGGTGTGGAGCGCAATCAGAAGGCACCGTCTGCACTCATGA agcagagtacagaggacattcctacagataaccgcccag atgactgtaccaggaacTTAGAGAAACATCTGGTATCTTCGGATTTTGAAGTAGATGAACGTGGTATCACACGAGATACATTTGAAGAGCATACCAATATCCAAGATATATTTTCATCCAATCTCAGCAACAATGcatcatttgattcttttaaacgggtccgatcttctgattcatcacagactgtaaCACAGAATACAAGTCACAGCAGAGGTGCTAAACATCCAACAGCTTATGTAAGAGAGAAgacgttttcatgttcagaatgtggaaaatgttttatcaATAATTCATCTCTTGTTAAACACCAGAGAATTCAcagaggagagaagccattttcatgctcagaatgtagtAAGCGTTTTTCtcagaaatcatatcttgttgtacatcagagagttcacaccggggaaaagccattttcatgttcagaatgtgggaaatgttttaagcagaAATCAGCTCTTGTTACACATCAAAAAACTCACAGAGAAgagaggccattttcatgttcagaatgtggaaaatgttttaagcataaattggatcttgttgtacatcagagagttcacaccggggaaaagccattttcatgttcagaatgtgggaaatgttttaacaataattcatatcttgttgtacatcagagaactcacacaggagagaagccattttcatgttcagaatgtgggaaatgttttaagaagAAATTggctcttgttgtacatcagagaaatcacaccggggagaagccattttcatgttcagaatgtgggaaatgttttaacaataattcatgtcttgttgtacatcagagaactcacacaggagagaagccattttcatgctcagaatgtgggaaatgttttaggcaTAAACAAGCTCTTGTTgggcatcagagaattcacacaggagagacgccatatccatgttcagaatgCAGTGAATGTTTTAAGCAGCTATCGGCTCTTGTTTTCCATCAGAgagatcacacaggggagaagccattttcatgctcagaatgtggaaaatgttttaagcagaaatcagatcttgttatacatcacagaaatcacacaggggagaagccattttcatgctcagaatgtggaaaatgttttaagcagaaatcagctcttgttatgcatcagagaaatcacactggtgagaagccattttcatgctcagaatgtggaaaatgttttaagcaGAAATCAACTCTTGTTACACATAAAAAAACTCACAGAGAGAAGCCATGCTTAGCCCTTTAG